A single Lolium perenne isolate Kyuss_39 chromosome 6, Kyuss_2.0, whole genome shotgun sequence DNA region contains:
- the LOC127310491 gene encoding uncharacterized protein — protein MENSGYLADVDAATSRSSAKRVAAVVGKFSDEKKQLVRDIGFGGILQMPQINKTPRKFTVWLLSNVDISSRSIVVNGQCKVKITDKAIERVLGIPCGPKKLIGLETNVVEEKNDFIKLAIGSVSTDAMETCGLKVAEDVLTLDYPIGMNKEQKDRFKVSFVVFVVGHFLVAKTRTNHGIEEFWGSLLDTSSIHLHNFCSLVIDEIMVSAKRVQDELRMKHTIKNVTGCTLGLQVLYLDSLDISTFALPPDKLPRIALFDLVLLKRMINADQENNISYCNSDSSTAGGTNNTSTSCVKLFDCLFERIDPTKGRLKT, from the exons TGGGTACTTGGCTGATGTTGATGCAGCGACATCTCGTAGTTCAGCCAAAAGGGTGGCAGCTGTAGTTGGCAAATTTAGTGATGAGAAGAAACAACTAGTGCGTGATATAGGTTTTGGTGGAATCCTGCAGATGCCACAAATAAACAAAACTCCAAGGAAATTCACTGTCTGGCTGTTAAGCAATGTCGACATTTCATCTAGGTCAATAGTTGTTAATGGACAGTGTAAGGTTAAGATAACCGACAAGGCAATCGAAAGAGTATTAGGAATACCTTGCGGGCCTAAGAAGCTAATTGGATTGGAAACAAATGTTGTTGAAGAAAAAAATGACTTTATAAAACTTGCTATTGGATCTGTAAGCACAGATGCAATGGAAACATGTGGGCTAAAGGTAGCAGAAGATGTGCTGACTCTGGACTATCCAATTGGTATGAACAAAGAACAGAAAGATAGATTCAAGGTTTCTTTCGTTGTTTTTGTTGTTGGACATTTCCTTGTTGCGAAAACCAGAACCAATCATGGGATAGAAGAATTCTGGGGTTCTTTACTAGATACAAGTTCAATTCATCTTCACAACTTTTGTTCACTTGTTATCGATGAGATCATGGTGTCGGCGAAAAGAGTTCAAGATGAATTAAGAATGAAACACACAATAAAGAATGTTACGGGATGTACACTTGGACTGCAG GTGTTATACCTAGACAGCTTGGATATAAGTACATTCGCACTACCTCCTGATAAGTTGCCAAGGATCGCTCTTTTTGACCTAGTGCTTCTTAAAAGGATGATAAATGCAGATCAGGAGAATAATATATCATACTGCAACAGCGATAGTTCAACTGCTGGTGGTACAAAT AACACATCAACCAGCTGTGTCAAGTTATTTGACTGCTTATTTGAGAGGATCGATCCAACAAAAGGTAGGCTGAAGACGTAG
- the LOC139832399 gene encoding uncharacterized protein: MDEAAADRIFGDQDLLAEILARLPSARQVLRTKAVGKKFKSATEEGRFVEQYVEHHQPSIISFLVKFEGVFGPSFQLYDAEAAPADDTVVALRARINKEALQADRVVAARGGFVLRANWIHPGNYTVSCPTDVPRLYTFAATPLPPVPRLPDQYTDNTYGQFGLVLEAGPPGGMAFFKLDLDEDRQVARTCEGVSLGSRKCVHAHVSIYSHGQWNRYFSEPIRSRGRVFFHRHPSCILAPNSLFLVYVVGSIIRFDLTDHTFHVLPMPALLSAGVSSDFQYAVGEHSEGGITLAHFMQSHLYTWALKPNAGALNWHIVSVIDIVQAFILQFGVGFCVNFFPAMVGNDPGIEIEFHSVQPRAMSLDGSLVLLTVAFTNGLFVLDSATGSITPLAQIDPIAPVANVYTLTEPWPPRFV; this comes from the coding sequence ATGGATGAAGCAGCAGCAGACCGCATTTTTGGTGACCAGGACCTCCTGGCCGAGATATTGGCCAGGCTCCCTTCGGCCCGCCAGGTTCTGCGGACAAAGGCTGTCGGCAAGAAGTTCAAGTCGGCAACGGAAGAAGGAAGGTTCGTCGAGCAGTACGTCGAGCACCATCAGCCGTCGATCATCTCCTTCCTGGTGAAGTTCGAGGGCGTCTTCGGACCGTCTTTCCAGCTTTACGACGCAGAGGCTGCACCGGCCGACGACACGGTTGTAGCTCTGCGGGCGCGCATCAACAAGGAGGCGCTGCAGGCTGACCGTGTCGTCGCCGCCCGGGGTGGCTTCGTGCTCAGAGCCAACTGGATCCACCCCGGCAACTACACTGTGAGCTGCCCCACCGACGTCCCCAGGCTGTACACCTTCGCCGCAACGCCGCTGCCGCCGGTACCGCGCCTCCCCGACCAGTACACCGACAACACCTATGGCCAGTTCGGCCTTGTGCTGGAGGCAGGACCTCCGGGAGGTATGGCTTTCTTCAAACTAGACctggatgaagatcgccaagtggCTCGCACCTGCGAGGGAGTCAGCTTAGGTTCTCGTAAGTGTGTCCACGCACACGTTTCCATCTACTCCCATGGTCAGTGGAACCGATACTTCTCTGAGCCAATTAGGTCTAGGGGTAGAGTTTTTTTCCACCGGCACCCATCATGCATCCTGGCTCCCAACTCTCTCTTCCTGGTTTATGTTGTTGGCTCCATAATCAGATTCGACCTTACTGACCACACCTTCCATGTCCTACCAATGCCTGCCTTGCTGAGTGCAGGCGTTAGTTCAGACTTCCAGTATGCAGTTGGGGAGCACAGTGAGGGGGGGATCACTCTTGCTCACTTCATGCAGAGTCACCTCTACACCTGGGCTCTTAAACCTAATGCTGGAGCACTGAATTGGCACATTGTCTCCGTGATAGATATTGTTCAGGCATTTATCTTACAGTTTGGGGTGGGCTTCTGTGTTAACTTCTTCCCCGCGATGGTCGGCAATGATCCAGGGATAGAGATTGAGTTCCATTCAGTTCAGCCAAGAGCTATGTCGCTGGACGGATCCCTAGTTCTCTTGACAGTAGCATTCACCAATGGTCTGTTTGTGCTTGATTCTGCCACTGGGTCGATCACACCGTTGGCACAGATTGATCCCATCGCACCGGTTGCCAATGTCTACACCTTGACAGAGCCGTGGCCACCCCGGTTTGTTTGA